AGCATCCCAAAGTGGATCCCAAATCAATTATTTTGTCCACTTTGGGATTTGGAGGACTTCTTTACGGTTTTACCAGTGCTGGTAACAACGGATGGCTTCATCCAATCACATTGATTGTATTAGCAATTGGCACCATAACTGTCATTCTGTTTATACGAAGACAGCTTTGGATGGCACATCCGATGCTTGAATTCCGGGTATTCAGAGCAAAGGTCTTCACAATCAGTACAATTATTACGGCAATAGGATTTACCGGACTTATTGGTCTTGAAACATTGATTCCGCTTTATATGCAAAATATGAGAAGTTTTACAGCAATGGAAGCAGGGATTGTATTGTTCCCTGGAGCTTTAATTGCCGGATTAATGGCACCCATTACAGGGCGTATCTTTGATAAAATAGGCGCACGAATGCTGGCCATTCCTGGATTGATTATCATGATTGTGTCTACATTTGCTTTTCTATTCATTGATACGGAAACTTCCATGCTCTATTTGAGTATCATGTATGCCATTCGGATGTTCGGATTCTCAATGGTGATGATGCCGGTTAATACTGCAGGTCTCAATCAAATGCCTAAAAAACTGATTCCTCACGGAGCCGCAGTGACAAACACCATACGGCAGCTCTCTGCATCCATCGGAACAGCGATGCTTGTGACTGTTATGACGACTACTGAATTACTGACTGATCAAGCCGGATCAGTTGCCAGACCGGATATTCTCGGGGCAGTGGTATCATTTGGCTTAATTGGTTTGATTACGGTTCTTGCTTTTGTTCTGTCGTTTAAAATCAAAAAAACCTATCCGCCAACCGATGACGAATGGGATGAATTTGTACAAGATAAAAACAACTAGTGCATAATATTTGTTATATTAAATGATATTCATTTATGATAAACTCATGATGATTATGAAATGAGGGAGATCATTATGAAGATCTATGTCGTGCGTGAAAACCGGATCGCTTTGATCAATCAGCATGAAACAGTTTTACAAGATATGATGCATCAAGCATCAAACTGTATGGTGATAAAAATGAATGAACATGTCAATGAAGTTGGACCGATCAGGCCTTTTCGCGGGAACAGGGACGTTTTGACACTGATGGTGAACGGAGAAATTTTACATGATCCTGCTCCATATCATAATCCTGATCAGGTTTTGGAATATCCAAGAATGACGTTTGCTCCTGATCGTGCTGCTTTGAAGAAAGCGTACGATTTTCAAACACTTTTAAACTATTTAAGCCGTGAAGATTATCGACAAGTCAATGAACGTGATTTTCATTTGAAGCTGCTTGAACAACAGGCGAATCTCTAACTTTATTGCAAATCAAAACTGCCGGCCGGCAGTTTTTTTGTTTTGATTTTCATGTCTATAAGACAAAAAGGAAGATCAAGGGTATAATGTATATGAAAGCGCTTAATATATTGGAGGTATCATACAATGACGAGGCATATTGAAACGAAAATGATTCACAGTCATTTTAATCGAAAACAGCATGAAGGCAGTCTTTCACATCCCTTATATCAGACATCCACATTTGTATTTGATAGTGCAGAACAAGGGGAAGCGCGTTTTGCGGGAGATGAATCAGGCTATATGTATTCACGCCTTGGAAATCCGACAGTCAATGAATTGGAAACAAAAATGGCTGACTTGGAGGATGGGGAAGCTGCGGTTGCATTTGGCTCAGGAATGGGAGCGGTAACCGGAGTTCTGATGCATTTATTAAACAGTAGCGATCATGTACTCGTAACTGAAGGTGTTTATGGATGTACGTATGGCTTTTTGGAATTGTTCCAGGATAAATACGGCATTCAATATGATTTAATTGCTATGGACAATGAAGCACAATTAAAGAAATACTTGCGTCCTGAAACAAAAGTACTTTATGTGGAAACCCCAATCAATCCAACAATGAAGTTAGTAGATCTTACTATGGTTATAGAGTTTGCAAAAGAGAACGGTTTAAAAGTTGTCGTGGATAACACATTTTCATCACCATACTTACAAAAACCGATTACGTTAGGTGCGGATTTTGTTGTGCATAGTGCTACAAAATATATCGGAGGTCATGGGGATGTAATTGCAGGGGTAGCCATCGGCCCTGAAGAAGAAATGAGAACGATCCGTATGACTTCATTAAAAGATGTGGGCGCAGTACTGGGTGCTTTTGATGCGTGGCTGCTTTTGAGAGGTCTGAAAACGTTGGCTGTTCGCATGGATCGTCATTGTGATAATGCGGAGCTTATTTTTAATCAATTAAAAGATTCACGATTTATAGAGGATATTATTTATCCAGGTGATGAGAACTATAAGCAATACGACATCGCCAGAAATCAGATGAAAAAACCAGGAGGAATGATCAGTTTCGAAATCAAAGGTGGGAAAACTGCAGCTCAGCGTTTTCTGAATGAATTGAAACTATGTAAAGTAGCCGTGAGTCTTGGCGATACAGAAACTCTGATTCAGCATCCAGCGTCAATGACGCATGCTGTTGTTCCTGCAGAAAACAGAATGAAAATGGGTATTCGAGATTCTCTCTTAAGGATATCGGTTGGACTGGAGCATCATGAAGATATCTGGGCCGATATTCATCAAGCTTTGGAAAAGTCTGCTGAATGAAATGGGACGGGTTAACCGAATATCATTCAAGCACTTTCCTCGAAAGATATTGGTGAATTAATTTGTTATAATCAGGTATCGATTCCTTATTGAGCCATTATCGATATATTTGAATTGGAGGCGTTTGGCATGATGAATCCGGAAAATATGATTGATTCAGAACTTTATCAAGAATTTGTCGAACAGTCTTCTGATTTAATTCAGTGTGTTAATCGCGAAGGGGAACTAATTTACGTGAATCAGGCATGGGTGGATACCCTTGGATACTCGAAACGGGAAGCAGATCGGATGAAAGTGGATAATATTTTTCACCCAGATGAAAAAAATCACTGTCGACGTATTTTCAAAAAGGTAATTGCAGGGCTTTCTGTTGGAAAAGTCGATGTTGTTTTTGTTTCGAAAGGTGGAGAGAATGTCTATTTGGAGGGCGTAATTAACAGTAAATGGGATGATTCAGGCAATCCTTTATTTACACGAGGGTCGTTTCGAAATGTAACTGAACGAAAATTATTAGAAGAAAAAGCAGAAGCATTCCGCAATGAATTAATTGAATCTAATGAGCTTCACCGCTTATTAGCAGATGTGATTGCAAGTATTGTCGAATGGGATTTCAGTCATTTCGATGACAAAATAAATGAAGCGTTGAAGGATTTTGGCCGTTTTTTTTCTGTTGATCGCGCCTATATCTTTTCCTATGATTTTAATCTTCAGACAACATCCAATACTTATGAGTGGTGTGAGCAGGGGATCGAGCCTCAAATTCACATGTTGCAACATATCCCGCTTGAAGATATTCCTGAGTGGGTAAATGCTCATAAAAATGGAAAAGAAGTCTTGATTGAAAACGTTCTTGATTTGAATGAAGATGATAAGGTCCGTCAAATCCTTGAGCCACAAGGAGTTAAGAGTATCTTAACTGTTCCCATGTTGAAACAAGGAGTGTGTTATGGTTTTGTCGGATTTGAATCTGTTGTTGATTCCCATTCCTTTTCCGAAGTGGAAAAGAAATTTTTATTTCAGTTAGGCAATATTCTGTTGCATCTCCTTGAACGAAAAGATATGTATGACCGATTAACGCAGACGAATCATGAATTACAGATGATCATGGATACGCAGAGCGATCTTGTATGCAGGTTGAAGTCTGATTTTTCATTCTCATTTTATAATCGGGCATTTGCTCAAATGTTTAACCTGAATGAACAATCCCCATCAGATTCAGGAACATTCATGGACTATATTGCACCGGAGCACCTTGAACGTTTTGCACAATACCAATTGAAACTGTTTGAATCGGATGCACCGAAACCATTGAAAGTCCGTTCCACAAATGCAGAGGGTTTTGATGTCTGGATTGAATGGCATTTTTATATTATCAGTATGGTGGATGAACGGACATCCGAGTATATTTGTGTTGGATACGATATCACCGATAAAGAACAGCTTGAAAGCAGATTAAATTTTCTTGCTTATTTTGATCAATTAACAGGCTTATATAATCGACACGGATTTGAAAAAGCGCTGTTTTCAGGACAACATAAATCTGAAGGTCTGTTAATGATGTTTGATATAAAAGAGTTCAGACTGATTAATTCGATTTACGGCTCAGTATATGGAGACCGTATTCTTAAAGAAGTTGCGATATCACTGAATGCTATATTGGACTCAGACGCCATAAGGGCAAGACTTGCTGCTGATGAATTTATTATTTTTGTTCCATACGGACAACTCGCATATGCAAATGAATTGCTTAAAAAGATGAATAAAATGATGCAAAGGGCGTTCGAGCGTCAGCAGATTCCTTTAACGATCGATTTTTCGGGTGGTACTGTAAAGTGCTTGCCTTCTTCTACGACGTTTGACAGTGATTTACAAAAAGCAGGTATTGCTTTAAAAGCAGCTAAAGACTCAGATCAACATGATCTGCTGAAATTCGAACCTTGGATGTTTGAAAACATTGTCAGGGTCAATCAAATTCGAGAAGCATTTGAAGATGGCTTAATGAACGATGAGTTCAAAATGGTTTATCAACCACAAGTTTCTGCAGTTTCACAACATATTACCGGTGTTGAGGCACTGGCGAGATGGAACAGTGAGTCAATTGGTGTTGTAAGTCCGGATGAATTCATTGCCGTCTTCGGTAAAACGGATGCCATTGAGCGTTTTTCGCAATGGACTTTTGACCAGGTGTTCTCTGATTATATATCGTTAGAGAAAAAATACGGTGACAATATATCGCTTGCAATCAATGTTTCGCCAAGAATACTCTTTAAAAAGGGGTTCTGTGAATGGCTCCGTCGGAAAAGAGAGGACTATGGTATTGGTGATCACGTGGTGGTTTTGGAAATCTCGGAGGATCTGTTTTTGAAAGATTTTGAACAGGTAAATGAGATTTTACGTCAGTTGCGTAAACATGGCTTCGATATTGCATTGGATGACTTCGGTTCCGGCTATGCCTCTCTTCGGCATCTTCAGGAGATGGAGATTGATAAAGTAAAGGTGGATAAATCCATTACCAGTCAAATGCTGAAGGAAACAAAACACCAATCTCTCTTACAGTCAATTATCAGAATAGCGGAGGCATTTCGAATCACTCCGGTAATCGAAGGAGTTGAAGAATACGACCAGTATGCGTTTTTGAAAGATATGCCGAATGTTATTATGCAGGGATATTTCTTTTATCGCCCGGATGCACTGCATATAGATTGAGAGAAAAAGGCAGGAAAAACCACTGGATGTGTCAAAGGATATGATAAAGTCGTTTGTTGATTCATAGGGGGGGTTTCATGAACTGGATAAGTGAATACCGAACCTCAAGAAAATTAACTGCAGATCAATTGACTGCTTCTTGTGATCTTAGTCAATTTCCTGAGGTTACGAATGATTCCGATGAGGTGCATGAGAAAGAAATGATCGGTCAGGAACGTGCTGAAAAAGCCATGGCTTTTGGTCTGGGTGTCAAGCAGTCCGGTTATAATCTCTTTGTTGTTGGTCCTTCTGGAACTGGTCGGGTAACCTATACTTTGCAAACCGTTCATCGCCTCGCGAAAGAACGGCCTGTTCCGAATGATTGGTGTTATGTATACAATTTTGAGGATCCTGATCAGCCATTTATGATTACTTTCCCACCTGGAAATGGGCTGGGATTCAAGAAAGATATGGAAGTCCTGCTTCTCGATATTGAAAGGGAGATCCGATCCGCATTTACAACAGAAGAGTTTGAACAGGAAAAAAGAAAACGGATCGAGTCCTTCAAGAGTGAGGTAGATAAAGCATGGCGATCGATCGATCAATTTGCGTCAGACAAACAGATCTATGTGGAACGTTCTCCTGAAGGGATTCACACGTATCCGATGAAAAATGGCAAACCTTTGACGAATGATGCGTTTCTGGAACTTCCTGAAGATGAACGTCAACGACTTCTTGAAGCAGATCAGGAGGTTGAAGATCAAATACAGGAAACGGTGAGTGAGATCCGAAAAACTGAAGAAGAACTTCGAAAAGCAATGCACACCTTTATGCAGTCAATCGTTTCATATGCGATTGAAGGATTATTCAGACCGCTCAGGGAGAAATATCAGGACAGGCAGCGGGTTCTGCAATACCTGGATGCTTATTTTGATGATGTAGTGGAACACTTCAGTTTGTTTTTCCCTGAACACGATCAGCAGGAACAACTGGTGACTCAACTTGGAGGACCGAAAGAGAAACAATTTCTCCGTTTTACTGTGAATTTATTTGTGAATCACAAAGAGCGGTCAGGTGCCCCAGTCATCTATGAGACGAATCCTACATTTGATAATTTATTCGGTCGTATCGAATATCAGGGGCAGATCGGAAACATGACAACTGATTTCACGAAAATAAAACCAGGTGCACTACACCAGACAAATGGCGGATACCTCATTTTACAAGCCAACGAGCTCTTTTCCAATCCTCATGCATGGGGCGCGTTAAAGCGTGCCTTGCAGGCCAGGAAGGTCCGTTTTGAACATCCGAACGAGAACAGAGGAATGCTTCCGACTACCGGGATGAAACCGCAGGCGATGCCATTGGATGTAAAAATTATTATCATTGGTTCTTATATGATTTATGACATTCTTTCAACCATTGATGAGGATTTCGTCAAATTATTCAGCGTGAAGGTGGAGTTTGACACAGTGATGGAACGTGACGCTGACAATACGATGAAATTATTCTCATTTATCCGGCAATATGCGATTGAGGAGAGGTTGCAACCGTTTCATCGGGAAGCTGTGGCAAAAGTCATTGATTACAGTTCGCGAATGGTCAATGAGCAAAATAAATTGACAACAAGATTTCAGGACATTACCGGTATCCTCGTTGAGGCAAATTATTATGCTGTCCAGGCAGGAGATGACATTGTCGGAAAATCTCATATCCATACGGCTCTTGAGGAAAAGGAACTTCGTGTCAGTCATATCCCGGAACGCTACAGGGAAATGATTAAATCAGGCCGTA
This Salisediminibacterium beveridgei DNA region includes the following protein-coding sequences:
- a CDS encoding EAL domain-containing protein, whose translation is MMNPENMIDSELYQEFVEQSSDLIQCVNREGELIYVNQAWVDTLGYSKREADRMKVDNIFHPDEKNHCRRIFKKVIAGLSVGKVDVVFVSKGGENVYLEGVINSKWDDSGNPLFTRGSFRNVTERKLLEEKAEAFRNELIESNELHRLLADVIASIVEWDFSHFDDKINEALKDFGRFFSVDRAYIFSYDFNLQTTSNTYEWCEQGIEPQIHMLQHIPLEDIPEWVNAHKNGKEVLIENVLDLNEDDKVRQILEPQGVKSILTVPMLKQGVCYGFVGFESVVDSHSFSEVEKKFLFQLGNILLHLLERKDMYDRLTQTNHELQMIMDTQSDLVCRLKSDFSFSFYNRAFAQMFNLNEQSPSDSGTFMDYIAPEHLERFAQYQLKLFESDAPKPLKVRSTNAEGFDVWIEWHFYIISMVDERTSEYICVGYDITDKEQLESRLNFLAYFDQLTGLYNRHGFEKALFSGQHKSEGLLMMFDIKEFRLINSIYGSVYGDRILKEVAISLNAILDSDAIRARLAADEFIIFVPYGQLAYANELLKKMNKMMQRAFERQQIPLTIDFSGGTVKCLPSSTTFDSDLQKAGIALKAAKDSDQHDLLKFEPWMFENIVRVNQIREAFEDGLMNDEFKMVYQPQVSAVSQHITGVEALARWNSESIGVVSPDEFIAVFGKTDAIERFSQWTFDQVFSDYISLEKKYGDNISLAINVSPRILFKKGFCEWLRRKREDYGIGDHVVVLEISEDLFLKDFEQVNEILRQLRKHGFDIALDDFGSGYASLRHLQEMEIDKVKVDKSITSQMLKETKHQSLLQSIIRIAEAFRITPVIEGVEEYDQYAFLKDMPNVIMQGYFFYRPDALHID
- a CDS encoding Lon protease family protein, with the translated sequence MNWISEYRTSRKLTADQLTASCDLSQFPEVTNDSDEVHEKEMIGQERAEKAMAFGLGVKQSGYNLFVVGPSGTGRVTYTLQTVHRLAKERPVPNDWCYVYNFEDPDQPFMITFPPGNGLGFKKDMEVLLLDIEREIRSAFTTEEFEQEKRKRIESFKSEVDKAWRSIDQFASDKQIYVERSPEGIHTYPMKNGKPLTNDAFLELPEDERQRLLEADQEVEDQIQETVSEIRKTEEELRKAMHTFMQSIVSYAIEGLFRPLREKYQDRQRVLQYLDAYFDDVVEHFSLFFPEHDQQEQLVTQLGGPKEKQFLRFTVNLFVNHKERSGAPVIYETNPTFDNLFGRIEYQGQIGNMTTDFTKIKPGALHQTNGGYLILQANELFSNPHAWGALKRALQARKVRFEHPNENRGMLPTTGMKPQAMPLDVKIIIIGSYMIYDILSTIDEDFVKLFSVKVEFDTVMERDADNTMKLFSFIRQYAIEERLQPFHREAVAKVIDYSSRMVNEQNKLTTRFQDITGILVEANYYAVQAGDDIVGKSHIHTALEEKELRVSHIPERYREMIKSGRIMIDSDGYRIGQINGLAVLGSRDSVFGIPAKITAQTFAGKQGIINIEREASLSGQFHEKGMLILTGFLSGQFARNRPIPLSASITFEQSYSLIDGDSASSTELYVLLSSLSGCPINQGIAVTGSVNQWGEIQPIGGVNEKIEGFFHICRERGLTGSQGVIIPMQNIGQLMLHDDVINAVSKGDFSIWAIEHIAEGLEILMGIPSGFTPGVEAESYPDGSVFQKAQKRFDDMYEAMNEEKD
- the megL gene encoding methionine gamma-lyase gives rise to the protein MIHSHFNRKQHEGSLSHPLYQTSTFVFDSAEQGEARFAGDESGYMYSRLGNPTVNELETKMADLEDGEAAVAFGSGMGAVTGVLMHLLNSSDHVLVTEGVYGCTYGFLELFQDKYGIQYDLIAMDNEAQLKKYLRPETKVLYVETPINPTMKLVDLTMVIEFAKENGLKVVVDNTFSSPYLQKPITLGADFVVHSATKYIGGHGDVIAGVAIGPEEEMRTIRMTSLKDVGAVLGAFDAWLLLRGLKTLAVRMDRHCDNAELIFNQLKDSRFIEDIIYPGDENYKQYDIARNQMKKPGGMISFEIKGGKTAAQRFLNELKLCKVAVSLGDTETLIQHPASMTHAVVPAENRMKMGIRDSLLRISVGLEHHEDIWADIHQALEKSAE
- a CDS encoding MDR family MFS transporter, translated to MNSEQSYNKILIAGLLLSGSFIAVLNQTLMITAIPPIMQEMGITANTAQWLTTVFMLISGIMIPISAFFIEKFTTRQIFLTAMTVFTLGTAVSAFATGFPLLITGRVIQSIGAGVMLPLMQTVFLMIFPVERRGAAMGYIGLVISFAPAIGPTLSGYVTSNYEWRFLFIGILPLALIMLVLAYFKMVNVTELKHPKVDPKSIILSTLGFGGLLYGFTSAGNNGWLHPITLIVLAIGTITVILFIRRQLWMAHPMLEFRVFRAKVFTISTIITAIGFTGLIGLETLIPLYMQNMRSFTAMEAGIVLFPGALIAGLMAPITGRIFDKIGARMLAIPGLIIMIVSTFAFLFIDTETSMLYLSIMYAIRMFGFSMVMMPVNTAGLNQMPKKLIPHGAAVTNTIRQLSASIGTAMLVTVMTTTELLTDQAGSVARPDILGAVVSFGLIGLITVLAFVLSFKIKKTYPPTDDEWDEFVQDKNN